The genomic stretch GCCTGCTTAGGGAAAGTCCGGGCGATGATTGACGACCGGAGCCAACGGGTTGAGGCGGCTGGGCCATCCTTTGCGGTGGAGGTCTTGGGTCTAACGGATGTCCCTGCGGCTGGGGATGAATTTGAGGTCTTTACCGATGAAAAAGCGGCCCGTTCTTTGGCCGATCAGCGGACGATGGAACAGCGGCAAGTGCGTCTGGCCCAGGCCATGGCTGCCCGGCGTGTTTCCCTCACCACCTTGTCTGACCAGGCTCGCGAAGGGGAACTCAAAGAACTGAATCTGGTTCTGAAAGCAGATGTGCAGGGATCCTTAGAGGCGATTTTGGCTTCCTTAGGGCAACTTCCCCAAGATCAAGTTCAACTGCGGATTTTACTCTCAGCCCCTGGGGAAATTACCGAAACCGATGTGGACTTAGCCGCTGCCAGTAGTGCCGTGATTGTCGGGTTTAACACCACCTTAGCCAGTGGGGCCCGCCAGGCCGCGGATCAAAACAACGTGGACATTCGCGAGTACAACATCATCTACAAACTCTTGGATGATCTCCAGGCCGCGATGGAAGGGTTACTCGATCCGGAAATGGTCGAAGAAGAACTCGGACAAGCGGAAGTTCGGGCAACCTTTGCAGTGGCCAAAGGCGTGGTCGCAGGGTGTTATGTCCAATCTGGAAAACTGGTGCGTAACTGTAAAATCCGGGTACAACGGGGCAGCCAAACCGTCCATTCTGGGGTCTTAACCTCCTTAAAACGGATGAAGGATGATGCCAAGGAAGTCGCAACGGGTTTCGAGTGTGGGGTGCGTCTTGATGACTTCCAGGGTTGGCAAGAGGGGGATGTAATCGCCGCCTATCAAACTGTGGCCAAACGCCGGACACTCTAAGGAACCTCTCAGGAGATTTTCAGGATGTCTTGCCAAGATTGTTCCCAGGCCCCCTTGCTGTATTTTTGAGAATGCTCCTGTGATTGCCACCCCGATTCAATCCCGCTTGAATGTCATCTATCTTGAGCCAGGCCAGCAGGGGCGAGATGGGGAGGATGTGGTCTTGGGGTTATCACAGCCCTTAAAAACGGTTCCTCCCAAGTATTTTTATGATGGGCGCGGCTCGCATCTATTTGAGCAAATTTGCCAGTTACCAGAGTATTATCCAACCCGCACTGAAATGGGAATTCTCCACCAGGCGGCGCAGGAAATTGTTGAGATTACCGGGGCCTGTGAATTGGTGGAGTTGGGCAGTGGGAGTTCGCTGAAAACCCGGATTTTGCTCGATGCCGCCCAGGCCAAGGGACAATCGCTCCATTATTTACCGATAGATGTCAGTGGCAGCATTCTCAAAGATAGTGCCTTAGCTTTACTCAATGACTATCCAAATCTAGCTGTCACAGGAATTATTGGCACCTACGAACAAGGGTTAAGCCATCTGCCCCCCCGGAAACTCCCAGAACGGATGATTAGTTTTTTGGGCAGCACCCTTGGTAATTTAACTCCTGGGGAATGTGAGCAGTTTTTTCAATGGATTCAAGCCAGCCTGAAACCGCAAGAATACTTTCTTTTGGGAGTTGATTTGGTCAAACCGCCGAAGATTTTAGAAGCAGCTTATAACGATGGACAAGGGATCACGGCGGAATTTAATTTAAATTTGTTGGCTCACCTGAATTGGCGTTTTGATGGCAACTTTAACTTAAACGCCTGGCAACATCGAGCAATTTATAACGCCCAGGCCCAGCAAATTGAAATGTATTTAGTCAGTCTTGCCTCACAGCAGATTACCTTAAATGCCCTAGACTTTAGCTGTGAATTTCAACCCGGTGAACTCCTCCATACGGAAATCTCCCGCAAGTTTAACTTAGAGCAAATTCAAGCCCAACTGCGACACCATCAATTGGCAACCGTCCAGGCCTGGACTGATGAGCAGAACTGGTTTGGGGTGA from Pseudocalidococcus azoricus BACA0444 encodes the following:
- the egtD gene encoding L-histidine N(alpha)-methyltransferase — encoded protein: MIATPIQSRLNVIYLEPGQQGRDGEDVVLGLSQPLKTVPPKYFYDGRGSHLFEQICQLPEYYPTRTEMGILHQAAQEIVEITGACELVELGSGSSLKTRILLDAAQAKGQSLHYLPIDVSGSILKDSALALLNDYPNLAVTGIIGTYEQGLSHLPPRKLPERMISFLGSTLGNLTPGECEQFFQWIQASLKPQEYFLLGVDLVKPPKILEAAYNDGQGITAEFNLNLLAHLNWRFDGNFNLNAWQHRAIYNAQAQQIEMYLVSLASQQITLNALDFSCEFQPGELLHTEISRKFNLEQIQAQLRHHQLATVQAWTDEQNWFGVILAQRQS